A window of Cyclopterus lumpus isolate fCycLum1 chromosome 10, fCycLum1.pri, whole genome shotgun sequence genomic DNA:
ccaaatattaATGGACACGTACGTACTGTCCTTTGAAGTGCAGTAAACCCGCAGACAACAATGGAGTCCGTTGTAATGCGTTCTTGTAAAAGGTACGTCCTGCTcgttattcttttttatttcgtTGGTAACATATCGACTTCAGGGACTCATTACTCAATACCTgaggaaatgaaagaaggaTCAGTTGTAGCAAACCTTGCTACCGATCTCATCCTGGATGTTAAAACACTGAACCAGAGGAAGATGCGTCTGGACATCATTGCAAACAAGAAATATCTGGATGTGAACAAAGAGACTGGTGAGCTGTATGTTGTGGAAAAGATTGACCGGGAAAATGTTTGCCCTTCCAAATCATCAGCGACTTGTTATCTCAAACTGGAAATAATACTAGAAAACCCAGTCCGAATTTTTAATATAGAAGTAGAAATATTGGATATGAACGACAACGCCCCACAGTTTCGGAGAGACGCCATTCATTTAGATATATCTGAAGCGACGCCAAACGGAGAGAGATTCTCTCTCAGTAACGCAGTTGATCCTGATGTCGGAACCAACTCAGTGAAAACGTATCATCTGAGTGAAagtgaacattttaatattgaaGTTAAAACTGGCAGAGATGGGTCAAAATTTGCTGAATTAATCTTAACAAAGACTTTAGATCGAGAGCAGCATGCTGTCCATAATTTAATACTCACAGCTGTAGATGGAGGCACACCTGCTCGTTCTGGCACTGCACGTGTTATTGTTCGTGTTTTAGACACAAATGACAACGCTCCTACTTTTGACAAATTAAATTACACGTTAAAGATAATGGAAAATTCTCCCACTGGAAGCCTCGTTATTCATCTCAATGCAACAGATTTAGATGAAGGGTCGAATTCTGATGTAACGTATGCATATAGTTTATATACGTCAGAGAAAACACAGGAGACATTTCATCTGAATCCTTCTACTGGTGAAATTACTGTTAAAggaatgttgaattatgaagaTTACAGGATTTATGATATGGAAATTATAGCAACTGATAGAGGAGCAAGTGCATTATCTGGACAATGTACTATTAAGATTCTGATTGAAGACATGAACGACAACCATCCAGAAATATCCATTAAATCATTCCAGAGTCCAGTCAATGAAAACATAGAATTAGACACAGTAATAGCTGTAGTTAGTGTCAGTGATAAAGACTCAGGTGACAATGGAGTGGTTGATCTTCATATTCCAGATAATATGCCCTTCAAACTGAGGGAGTCCTCTGATAACTATTATGAATTAGTAGTGTCACAGGCACTAGACCGTGAGAAGGTCCCAGAATATGACATCACTTTCACTGTGACGGACAGAGGCTCTCCTCCTTTATCTGACAATGAAACGATGATGTTAGAACTGCTGGATGTAAATGACAATGTTCCAAAGTTCCCTCAGTCATGTTATACTATACGTGTAATGGAGAATAATGCACCTGGGGCCTTGCTGAGTTCACTCACTGCGTTTGACCCTGACCTCCATGAAAACCAGTATCTAGTGTATTTCATCCTGGAGAGGGAGATAGCCAACACCTCCATGTCCATGCTGTTCTCCATCAATCCAGAGAACGGTAATCTTTACGCACTAAAAACCTTTGACTACGAGATCGAGAACGAGTTTCTTTTCCACATTGAGGCCAGAGACTCTGGCTCTCCTCCACTCAGCAGCAACGTGACGGTCCACATCATTATAGTGGACCAGAACGACAACGCTCCGGTCATTGTCTCTCCGTGGCGCGCGCACGGCTCGCTGGTGGAGGAAAAGATCCCCAGATCCACCGATAAAGGCTCTCTGGTGGCCAAAGTGATCGCCTTGGACACCGACTCGGTGCACAACTCTCGGATTACATACCAGTTTCTACAAGTGACTGACGCCACCTTGTTCAGTCTGGATCAATACAACGGAGAGATCCGGACTATGAGGATGTTCAGTTACAGAGACCCGCGTCACCAGCGACTGGTTGTTGTTGCAAAGGACAACGGGGAGCCCGCTCTCTCTGCTACAGTCACCATCAAGCTGTCCACGATGGAGACTGCCGTTAAGGCCTACTCTGACATGACGGAGGTGCCTCTAGAATACGACATCTTCTCAGACCTGAACCTGTATTTGGTCATCGGTCTGGGCTCGGTGTCATTTCTCCTGCTGATCACCATTTTGGTCACCATCGTGCTCAAGTGTCAGAAACCCAAGCCCAGCAAAGCGGCTCCTCCCTGCAGGAACAGTGTGATCAGTGAGAGGAACTCCACCATCGCAGACTCCACTCTGGTCTCCAACGATGCCTACTGGTACAGTCTGTTTCTAGCAGAGACCAGGAAAGGGAAGATGGTGGTTAGACAGCCGGTGCCAAAGGGCTCCAGATACATCGTGTCCAGTCTACCAAGAGGCACAGGACTGACAAACACTAGTGACTCAGCGGCTTCAACTCTGCAggtaaattaattaatgttcaaataaatacatatcatATGCTTTGCACTTCATGAATAATCCCACAAATCATGAGTCTTTTGCCTTTTCCTCTCGTGTCCAGCAGTGAACATGTTATAACATGGAGGACACGTGAATGGTTGTTATTATTCTGGAAAGATCATTGTGTTTCTAATCTTCAAACTGCACATTCTTGGTACAGAAGTCAATGAAATATGTCATTTGAATACCGTTATCATTTTCTATACACTGATTCAATATTGTTATAACCTCCCTGCATATACATTCGATGATGCACATGCGTATTGTCTTGCACTTTAGCGTCGCTGTTccccagtgttacgtcctcatCAGTGATTTCACTGGCACCATGACAGTTATTACGGAGACGGATCAGACATCGACAAAAGCAGGTTGGGCAGATCCTGATGCTGAACAAGGTTTAAGGATGTATAACGCACATATGTgaccaacgtttttttttctttttcggtTAATGTCTTAAAAGTGTATCAGCTTCGGATTTTTTAATGCTGCATCTTTATGGACTCACtgaaaatgatcatttaatCAGCCGTGTAAGGAAAATGCATAACACTGGGAAGTCATGGAGGAGGTATGTGCCTGCGCTTTTGTTCATAGGTACTTTTGTGAACACGGTTAATTCCGTCACTCACTATTCTATTCCTGAAGAACTGGAGGAAGGGTCGGTCGTTGCCAATTTAGCTTCCGATTTAGCCTTAGACGTGAAGACTCTGAGTATGCGGAAGATGCGGTTAGACATCATATCCAGCAAACGATATCTGGATGTGAACAAAGACACAGGGGAGCTTTACATCGTTGAGAGGATAGACAGAGAGTATCTCTGTGCAATAAAGACAACGACATGTTTCCTAAAAATGGAGGCTATCGTTGAGAACCCACACCGGATATTTTATATCGAAATTGAGATAACGGATATCAATGACAACGCTCCTCATTTTCGACGAGACACTATAAATTTGGACATTATGGAATCCACCGCAGCTGGTGAGAGATTCTCTGTTAATAACGCTGTTGACCCAGACCTAGGATCTAATTCAGTCAAAACATACCTTCTGAGCGAATGTGAGCACTTTGACATAGAAATTCAAACTGGAAGAGACGGATCCAAATTTGCTGATTTAATATTAAAGACGGGTTTGGACAGAGAAAAGCAAGCAGTACACAATTTAATTCTAACTGCTGTGGATGGCGGAATCCCCACGCGCACTGGCACAGCCAGTATTGTTGTCCGTGTGGTAGACACTAATGACAACGCCCCAACTTTCGAAAGAGATCATTTTGACGTAAATATTATTGAAAACTCTCCCGTTGGATCTCTTGTTATTAAGCTGAATGCTACAGATTTAGATGAAGGGAACAATGCAGATATCGAATATACATTTAGTCTGTACACATCTGAAAAGACACAAGAATCGTTTAACCTGAATCCTTCCACTGGTGAAATAACAGTGAAGGGAATGATGAATTACGAAGACATTCGAAATTATGAAATGGAAATCATAGCAAAGGATAAGGCAGTCAACAGTTTATCAGGACAGTGTAAAGTAAAAATTACTGTAGCAGATATGAATGACAACCACCCCGAAATATCCATCAAATCATTTCAAAGtccaataaaagaaaatgaaccGATAGACACAGTAATAGCTGTAGTTAGTGTGAGTGATAAAGACTCAGGTGACAATGGAGTGGTTGATCTTCATATTCCAGATAATATGCCTTTCAAACTGAGGGAGTCCTCTGATAACTATTATGAATTAGTAGTGTCACAGCCACTAGACCGTGAGAAGGTCCCAGAATATGACATCACTTTCACTGTGACAGACAGAGGCTCTCCTCCTTTATCTGACAATGAAACGATGACGTTAGAACTGCTGGATGTAAATGACAATGTTCCACAGTTCCCTCAGTCATTTTATACTATACGTGTAATGGAGAATAACGCACCTGGGGCCTTGCTGAGTTCACTCACTGCGTTTGACCCTGACCTCCATGAAAACCAGTATCTAGTGTATTTCATCCTGGAGAAGGAGATAGCCAACACCTCCATGTCCATGCTGTTCTCCATCAATCCAGAGAATGGTAATCTTTACGCACTAAAAACCTTTGACTACGAGATCGAGAATGAGTTTCTTTTCCACATTGAGGCCAGAGACTCTGGCTCTCCTCCACTCAGCAGCAACGTGACGGTCCACATCATTATAGTGGACCAGAACGACAACGCTCCGGTTATTGTCTCTCCGTGGCGCGCGCACGGCTCGCTGGTGGAGGAAAAGATCCCCAGATCCACCGATAAAGGCTCTCTGGTGGCCAAAGTGATCGCCTTGGACACCGACTCGGTGCACAACTCTCGGATTACGTACCAGTTTCTACAAGTGACGGACGCCACCTTGTTCAGTCTGGATCAATACAACGGAGAGATCCGGACTATGAGGATGTTCAGTTACAGAGACCCGCGTCACCAGCGACTGGTTGTTGTTGCAAAGGACAACGGGGAGCCCGCTCTCTCTGCTACAGTCACCATCAAGCTGTTTACGGTGGAGACTGCCGTTAAGGCCTACTCTGACATGACGGAGGTGCCTCTAGAATACGACATCTTCTCAGACCTGAACCTGTATTTGGTCATCGGTCTGGGCTCGGTGTCATTTCTCCTGCTGATCACCATTTTGGTCACCATCGTGCTCAAGTGTCAGAAACCCAAGCCCAGCAAAGCGGCTCCTCCCTGCAGGAACAGTGTGATCAGTGAGAGGAACTCCACCATCGCAGACTCCACTCTGGTCTCCAACGATGCCTACTGGTACAGTCTGTTTCTAGCAGAGACCAGGAAAGGGAAGATGGTGGTTAGACAGCCGGTGCCAAAGGGCTCCAGATACATCGTGTCCAGTCTACCAAGAGGCACAGGACTGACAAACACTAGTGACTCAGCTGCTTCAACTCTGCAGGTATGGAATGAACTCAATTCAACAGATATTTTTAGAGCATGTCCATCAAATGCAGACAAAAATGAATGTTTGAAACAAACTTTTTACaaccatttttgtttttggccTTGCAATGTTAAATATACCTTATATCCAAACTCTTGAAACATATACTTTTTTAGTGGTTCATATGTGAGTAAAGAAACACATGTAGCGTCTCCATACCGGTGAACATCCAGACATCGCCAAAATGTTAACATGATTCTTAAATTAGTTTTTGTAACATTATACAGAACAGGGAATTTGTAAATCTTGCTCCTTCAATAAATTAGTTTTTCTCGCACACGGATCAGGTAAACATTACATCTGTTATATTTCTCGAAACAACTGAGTGCCCTTCAGGTGGCAACATGACTTGAACAAACACATCTAATTACCGTCAGCATTGAGCAAATCCATTAAAATAGAGACTAAATCGCGTGGACAG
This region includes:
- the LOC117737940 gene encoding protocadherin alpha-C2-like produces the protein MRSCKRYVLLVILFYFVGNISTSGTHYSIPEEMKEGSVVANLATDLILDVKTLNQRKMRLDIIANKKYLDVNKETGELYVVEKIDRENVCPSKSSATCYLKLEIILENPVRIFNIEVEILDMNDNAPQFRRDAIHLDISEATPNGERFSLSNAVDPDVGTNSVKTYHLSESEHFNIEVKTGRDGSKFAELILTKTLDREQHAVHNLILTAVDGGTPARSGTARVIVRVLDTNDNAPTFDKLNYTLKIMENSPTGSLVIHLNATDLDEGSNSDVTYAYSLYTSEKTQETFHLNPSTGEITVKGMLNYEDYRIYDMEIIATDRGASALSGQCTIKILIEDMNDNHPEISIKSFQSPVNENIELDTVIAVVSVSDKDSGDNGVVDLHIPDNMPFKLRESSDNYYELVVSQALDREKVPEYDITFTVTDRGSPPLSDNETMMLELLDVNDNVPKFPQSCYTIRVMENNAPGALLSSLTAFDPDLHENQYLVYFILEREIANTSMSMLFSINPENGNLYALKTFDYEIENEFLFHIEARDSGSPPLSSNVTVHIIIVDQNDNAPVIVSPWRAHGSLVEEKIPRSTDKGSLVAKVIALDTDSVHNSRITYQFLQVTDATLFSLDQYNGEIRTMRMFSYRDPRHQRLVVVAKDNGEPALSATVTIKLSTMETAVKAYSDMTEVPLEYDIFSDLNLYLVIGLGSVSFLLLITILVTIVLKCQKPKPSKAAPPCRNSVISERNSTIADSTLVSNDAYWYSLFLAETRKGKMVVRQPVPKGSRYIVSSLPRGTGLTNTSDSAASTLQQ